In Streptomyces canus, one DNA window encodes the following:
- a CDS encoding ABC transporter permease has translation MFGIYLKRELGRRKKAALVIALGLALGIALVITVNSVSAGMTQAQDKVLKSLYGLGTDMTVTKARSAPTSGSSGRPNFRFDANSNDSDDTQSSDRVMTQGGQALASSVVTKVSRQSGVASAVGALTLNVTKVDGSFTQGKAQSSGGNTGNGGQGGPGGGSGGTSTAAPQVQGGGANFDVNSYSVAGVDVTDQTLGPLAGSKITIGKTFTAAQTDAKVAVVSKAYAKENSLKVGKTLKISGTKYTIIGIATPDSSESTTDVYLPLKQAQTLADAKNQVTTIYVKATDSQQIDSVKSAIQKNISGTTVTTSADLAETVSGSLSTASNLATSVGKWLSIAVLVAAFLVAALLTSSAVSRRVREFGTLKALGWPSRRVTRQVVGESIVNGLLGGALGIGLGLAAAYTVTAISPKLTAQLGSTGGGGGMGGGPGGGGPGQQATRNTMEIALSAPVSMTTIALAVGLAVTGGLIAGAMGGWRASRMRPADALRSVS, from the coding sequence ATGTTTGGCATCTATCTCAAGCGCGAGCTGGGCCGGCGCAAGAAGGCGGCCCTGGTCATCGCTCTGGGTCTGGCGCTCGGTATCGCGCTGGTCATCACCGTCAACTCGGTGTCGGCCGGCATGACACAGGCTCAGGACAAGGTCCTGAAGTCGCTCTACGGGCTCGGCACCGACATGACCGTCACCAAGGCGAGGTCGGCCCCGACGTCCGGAAGTTCGGGCAGACCGAACTTCCGGTTCGACGCCAACTCCAACGACAGTGACGACACACAGAGCTCCGACCGCGTGATGACCCAGGGCGGTCAGGCCCTGGCGTCGAGCGTGGTCACCAAGGTCTCCCGGCAGAGTGGCGTGGCGAGCGCGGTGGGCGCGCTGACCCTGAACGTCACCAAGGTCGACGGCTCCTTCACCCAGGGCAAGGCGCAGAGTTCCGGTGGTAACACCGGGAACGGCGGCCAGGGCGGTCCGGGCGGCGGCTCCGGCGGCACCAGCACCGCCGCGCCCCAGGTCCAGGGCGGCGGCGCCAACTTCGACGTGAACTCCTACTCCGTCGCCGGCGTGGACGTCACCGACCAGACGCTCGGCCCGCTGGCCGGCTCCAAGATCACCATCGGCAAGACCTTCACCGCCGCGCAGACCGACGCGAAGGTCGCCGTCGTCAGCAAGGCGTACGCCAAGGAGAACTCCCTCAAGGTCGGCAAGACTTTGAAGATCTCCGGCACCAAGTACACGATCATCGGCATCGCGACGCCGGACAGCAGTGAGTCCACCACCGACGTCTACCTGCCGCTGAAGCAGGCGCAGACGCTGGCCGACGCCAAGAACCAGGTCACCACGATCTACGTCAAGGCGACCGACTCCCAGCAGATCGACTCGGTCAAGTCGGCGATCCAGAAGAACATCTCCGGTACGACCGTCACGACCTCCGCCGATCTCGCGGAGACCGTCTCCGGGTCCCTGTCCACCGCCTCCAACCTCGCGACCAGCGTGGGCAAGTGGCTGTCCATCGCCGTGCTCGTCGCCGCCTTCCTGGTCGCCGCGCTGCTGACCTCCTCGGCGGTCTCCCGCCGGGTGCGCGAGTTCGGCACCCTGAAGGCGCTCGGCTGGCCGAGCCGCCGGGTCACCCGGCAGGTCGTCGGCGAGTCGATCGTGAACGGCCTGCTCGGCGGCGCCCTCGGCATCGGCCTCGGCCTCGCGGCCGCGTACACGGTGACCGCGATCAGCCCCAAGCTGACCGCGCAGCTCGGCAGCACCGGCGGCGGTGGCGGCATGGGCGGCGGCCCGGGCGGCGGCGGCCCCGGACAGCAGGCCACCCGGAACACCATGGAGATCGCGCTCTCCGCGCCCGTATCGATGACCACCATCGCGCTCGCGGTGGGCCTCGCGGTGACCGGCGGGCTGATCGCCGGGGCGATGGGCGGGTGGCGGGCCTCGCGGATGCGGCCCGCGGACGCGCTGCGCAGCGTGTCGTAG
- a CDS encoding ABC transporter ATP-binding protein — translation MYRLTGVTKRYSRGKETVEALRGVDLTIEDGDQLVIQGPTGGGKSTLLQMIGGLDRPTEGSVELDGVDLAKVSEARLTRLRAEKIGIIFQSFNLIPTLTAQENVETALVPLGVKPAERRERAAEALRSVGLGERLTHAPSELSGGQQQRVAIARALVKKPKVLLADEPTGNLDESMRDEIMALLEGLWHEYGLTFVLVTHDSSIARRAPRLATIKAGQLTLTEQSLTQR, via the coding sequence ATGTACAGACTCACCGGCGTCACCAAGCGCTACTCGCGCGGCAAGGAGACGGTGGAGGCGCTGCGGGGCGTCGACCTCACCATCGAGGACGGCGACCAGTTGGTCATCCAGGGCCCCACCGGTGGCGGCAAGTCCACGCTGTTGCAGATGATCGGCGGCCTGGACCGCCCGACCGAGGGCAGCGTCGAACTGGACGGCGTCGATCTGGCGAAGGTCAGCGAGGCCAGGCTGACCCGGCTGCGGGCCGAGAAGATCGGCATCATCTTCCAGTCGTTCAACCTCATCCCGACCCTGACCGCTCAGGAGAACGTCGAGACGGCGCTGGTCCCGCTGGGAGTGAAGCCGGCGGAACGGCGTGAGCGGGCGGCGGAGGCGCTCCGCTCGGTGGGGCTGGGTGAGCGGCTCACCCACGCGCCCTCCGAGTTGTCCGGCGGCCAGCAGCAGCGGGTGGCCATCGCGCGTGCACTGGTCAAGAAGCCGAAGGTGCTGCTCGCCGACGAGCCCACCGGCAACCTCGACGAGTCGATGCGCGACGAGATCATGGCGTTGCTGGAGGGGCTGTGGCACGAGTACGGGCTGACGTTCGTCCTGGTCACCCATGACTCGTCGATCGCTCGTCGGGCACCCCGCCTCGCGACCATCAAGGCCGGGCAACTCACGTTGACCGAACAGTCGTTGACTCAGAGGTAG
- a CDS encoding SDR family oxidoreductase, with product MDTKNVKTAVVTGAGSGIGRAVAVELLRTGWSVALAGRRTETLEETAALVPEGACLAVRTDVSRPEDVAALFAAAVERFGRVDLLFNNAGTFGPGGVPVEELPYDAWRHVVDTNLNGAFLCAQAAYRQMKEQDPQGGRIINNGSISAHTPRPHSVAYTATKHALTGLTKSLSLDGRPYGIAVGQIDIGNAATDMTARMGTGALQANGEVAPEPVMDVADVARTVRHMAELPLGANVQFATVLATAMPYVGRG from the coding sequence ATGGACACCAAGAACGTGAAGACCGCCGTGGTGACCGGAGCGGGCTCCGGGATCGGGCGTGCGGTCGCCGTGGAACTGCTGCGTACGGGCTGGTCGGTGGCGCTGGCGGGGCGGCGGACCGAGACCCTGGAGGAGACGGCGGCACTCGTGCCCGAGGGCGCCTGTCTCGCCGTACGGACGGACGTCTCGCGGCCCGAGGACGTGGCCGCGCTGTTCGCCGCCGCCGTGGAGCGGTTCGGGCGGGTGGATCTGCTGTTCAACAACGCGGGGACGTTCGGTCCCGGCGGGGTGCCGGTGGAGGAGCTGCCGTACGACGCCTGGCGGCATGTGGTGGACACCAACCTCAACGGGGCGTTCCTGTGCGCGCAGGCGGCGTACCGGCAGATGAAGGAGCAGGACCCGCAGGGCGGACGGATCATCAACAACGGCTCGATCTCGGCGCACACACCCCGGCCGCACTCCGTCGCCTACACCGCGACCAAACACGCCCTCACCGGCCTCACCAAGTCGCTGTCGCTGGACGGGCGGCCGTACGGCATCGCGGTGGGGCAGATCGACATCGGGAACGCGGCTACCGACATGACCGCGCGGATGGGGACCGGGGCGTTGCAGGCCAACGGGGAGGTCGCGCCGGAACCCGTGATGGACGTGGCGGATGTGGCGCGCACGGTGCGGCACATGGCGGAGCTGCCGCTGGGGGCGAACGTGCAGTTCGCGACCGTACTGGCGACGGCGATGCCGTATGTGGGGCGCGGCTGA